TTAAAATATTTCTATTCACAGATAAAACTTCAGAAAATATATATTCAGCATCTAATTTTGCATTAGGAACTCCGAATTTTTCTAAATATTCAATGGATTTTTTAAAAATTTCTAAATTTTCAATTTTAAAATCCTTTTTTTCTTCCTTCACTTCATCAAATTTTTTTTCTTCACTTACCATTTTTTTTAAATAATACTTAATCATATTCTTTTCTTCGTCATCCAATTCTCTCTCATGGTGAAGATAAAGAGCTATTCTATCTAAGTTTAAGACATAAGAAACTAATTTTTCGGCTTCCAGTCTTGATTTAGAAAAAGAGTATTTTTTCAAATACTCCTCTGTAAATTTTAATATTTCTAATAAATTCATATTATTCCTCTTATTTTTAAATTTACTATTCTGAAGCAGATAAAAGTTCAGCCTGATGGAAAGTTATAAGAGCATCTATCATCTCATCTATATCTCCGTCCAAGAAAGCATCTAACTGATGTACAGTTAATTTTATTCTGTGATCTGTTATTCTTCCTTGTGGAAAATTATAAGTTCTAATTTTTTCAGCTCTATCACCAGTCCCTACCTGTAATCTTCTTTCTGTTTCAACCTCAGATCTCTGTTTTTCCTGTTCCATTTCAAAAAGCTTAGAAACTAAGTGTTTCATAGCTTTTTCTCTATTTTTAAGCTGTGATCTTTCATCTTGACATTGTACGATTACACCTGTTGGTAGGTGAGTAATTCTTACAGCAGAGTCAGTCATATTAACGTGCTGTCCCCCTGCTCCGCCAGATCTGTAAGTATCTATTTTTAAGTCCTTAGGATCAATTTTAACTTCCTGAACATCTTCAATTTCCGGTAAAACTGCAACTGTTGCCGTAGATGTATGAATTCTTCCAGAAGCTTCAGTTTCCGGAACTCTCTGAACTCTATGTACTCCAGATTCAAATTTTAGTCTTGAATAAGCACCCAAACCTATTATAGTAAAGGCAACTTCTTTTAGACCTCCTATTCCACCGGAATCTTGTTTTTCAATAATTTCTACCTTCCATTTTTTTCTTTCTGCATATCTTGAATACATTCTAAATAAATCAGCAGCGAAGAGTGCAGCCTCATCGCCTCCTGCTCCACCTCTTATTTCAACAATAACATTCTTATCATCATTTTTATCCTTAGGCAATAACAAAATTTTCAATTGATTTTCAATTTCAGGAATTTTTTCTTCAGCTTCTCTCAACTCTTCCTGTAACATTTCTTTCATATCAGGATCTTTCTCCGTCTTGAAACTTTCCTTTATAAATTCTATATCATCTACATATTTTCTATATTCTTTATACTTATCAACTATTTCAGTAATTTCGTTTATTGCTTTATTGCATTCAATCATTTTTTTTGAGTCTGCCAGAACTTCGGGACTTACAAGCATTTGATTCAATTCTTCATATCTAGCAACAACTTCATCTAATTTATCAAACATTTTACACTCTCCTTAATTTATATTTAAGCATAATATTATATCATATTTTTTATGTTTTTCTTAAATAAATTCAATAAAAATAGATTTTTTAAAATATTTAACTCATATTTTTATAAAATAATTGGTTTTTCTAAGTGAATTGCTTTTGAAATAGATAGCGAAGAAAGTATTTTTATAAAGAATTTTTGAAAGAAGTTATAAAAGAAGTTATAGAAAAATAAAGAGAAGTATATTACATCCTTAATTTTTGATACTGAAATACGGAATGCATTTTAAAACTTCTCTTTTTTATTTAATAATAAATTATAAAAATTTTATAAATTAATCCAAATTTGGATTATAGACATAGTGACAATACCGGTTATAAAAAATAAAGTAGCAGCTCTATAGTTTTTTAATAAGTAATCTATTATTTTAGAGAATAGAACAAGTCCAGCAGCTACACCTAGCCCTAAGAATATTAATGGTTGAATAGTAAAATTACTTATAAAGGCTACTATGTTATAATATTCTCCTAACATTAAAAGCAATAATGAACCTGATATTCCCGGAATTATCATAGCACCGGCTGCAATTAATCCACAGATAAATATTTTTATTAAGTATGGACGCCCAAAACAACCTGTATCCGATATGGGATATAATATTTGAGAATTTGTTTCTTTACCATATTTTATACTTAGAAAAACAAATACAAGCATAAAAGCTATTCCAAGTAAAAAAGCTAAAATATTTTTAAATTTTTTATAATCTAATCCTTTTACAATAAATGGAATAGAAGGTATAACAAGCAAAGTAAAAACTAAGGATGTAATTTTTGGATAATTAGTTATAGAAAATTTTATTATATTGGCAAATAATAAAATTCCAACACAGGCTCCTATAATTACAACAAGTAAATATTTTGCATATTCAATTTTTGTTTTGAAATCAACCTCTAAAAAATTTCCAATTTTTTCTATCAGTTCATCATAGATATTAAGTAGAACAGCAATAGTTCCACCTGAAACACCTGGAATTATATTTGCAACTCCAATTACTATAGATTTAAAAAATAATTTAATCATTTATGTTTATTCACCTTTCAAAATTCTTTTAACCCTAAGTGAAGATAAAGCGATGTATAGTTCTAAAGCTCCACAACCAGTCTTAGCTTTAAGTTCATTTGGTCTATGGTAAAGCTGAACCTCATCTCCTACTTTTACCTTATCATCAACTTCTATAAAAGTATTGTCCATTGTCACTTGTGATATTTTATATTCTTTTTTATTTATAAGACAATAAGTACCTCTATTGCATTTTGGGAAACCATCACCATAGCCTATTTTTATTTTTGCAATTTTTGTAGTACAGCTATCTATACTTTCAAGTGTTTCATAGGCAACATAGTTTATATCATTTACATATTTAACACTATCAACTTTTCCTATAAGTTTAAATAAAACAGGTCTTAAATTAGTATCATAAAATCCCGGTTCTTGTAAACCATAGGTAAGCATACCTGTTCTAAGATGAGTAACGATATCTATATCATAATTAAATACAGCAGCGGCATTTTGTAAATGTATCATAGAGAATTTATTTTTTCCAAGTTTATTTACAATATCAGAAAATCTTTTAATTACATCAAATCCTTTTTCGTATTCTACAGAAAAAAGATGAGAAAAAATACTAAAAAATTTCCAGTCATTAAATTTCGCAAGTTTTTTAAGACTTTCAATTTCACTTTCAGAAATTCCATTTCTTGCAAATCCAAGGTCAATTTTTAAAGACATTCTTTCTGTTTCAATATTATTAGCAAGGGCATTTTTAAATTCATCTATACTGTTAATAGCAGGATAGATATTTTTATTTTGATTTAAAATATCATAATCTAATATACTTTCAAAAACTAAAATTTTAAAATCATCTATATTGAAAGTTTTAAAATAATTAATCAGATCTAATGCTTCTGATAGACGAGCAACTGCCCAAGTTTTAATATCAAATTCATAAAGCAATTTTGCTATTAAAAAAATATCATGCCCATAGGCATTAGCCTTTATAACAGGTAAGACATCTTTATTTTTAAATGCTCTTAAATATTCAATATTATGTCTTAGAGCATCTTTATCAATGATAGCATAAAAAGAATTACTCATATTTTCCCCCTTATAATTATATAATTAAAAGCTCTAACAAAATTATTTTCCACTATTTTTCTCAAAATGTCAAATAAATATAAAAAAGAAAGGACTATTGCAAATTGAAGCTTTTAAGTGCAATGAGTCCTTTGAAAAAATTTCTATGAATTATAATATAAGTTCTCTGTTGGAAAAACCTGATCACAAGTTACATCCATTCCTAATTTTCTTAGTGACTGTTCATCATTTCTGCCAAGTATATGAGTTGAGTGTGCTTGAGCACCTTCTAATTGTGGCAGTTTAGAAAGAGCAACCTTTGCCATAGGATTAGTTGCAGCAGAAATACTTAAGGCAATTAGAACTTCCTCACAATTAAGAGGAATTTTTTTATTTTTAAATGCTTTTTCATTTAGCTCAATAATTGGTTCCAAAATAGTTGGAGATATTAATAGAAGTTCATCATCAAAATTTGATAAGTATTTTATTGCATTTAAAATTGCTGCAGAAGGAGCATCCATTAACTTAGATTTCTTACCGGTTATAATTTTTCCATCAGAAAGCTCAAGAGCTAAGACCGAAGGAATTTCATTTTTATCTTCTTTTTCTTTTTTATCAAGAGTTGCAAGTTTTTCTCTAGCTGATTTAACAACTTTTCTATCAGATTCTTTTAAATCTAAACTATGCATTATGAATTCAGCTCTTTTAAAAGTTTCTAAATCCGCATTTCCTTTTTTATAATCACAGCCGGTTTTAAAATATCTTCTGATAATTTCTTGTTTGGATGCTTCTTTTACAACCTCATCATCTATAATTCCATAGCCAACTCTATTTACTCCCATATCAGTTGGGGATTGATAAATAGATTCCTTTCCTGTAATTTTTTCAATTATTCTTTTAAGTAAAGGGAAGGCTTCAATATCTCTATTATAATTTATTGCAATTTCATCATATTTTTCTAAATGGAAGGGATCAATCATATTAACATCATTTAAATCAACAGTTGCTGCTTCATAAGCAATATTTAGAGGATGTTTTAAAGGGACATTCCACACTGGGAAAGTTTCAAATTTAGAGTACCCAACATTTTTACCTTTTTTTGACTCGTGGTAAAGTTGATTTAAGCAAGTTGCTAGCTTTCCACTTCCTGGACCGGGAGCAGTTACAACAACAATAGGTTTTGTTGTTTCGATATAGGCATTTTTTCCATATCCCTCATCACTTACAATTACATCAACATCAGTTGGATAACCTTTTGTGGCATAGTGCTTATAAGTTTTTATACCTCTTCTTTCCAATCTTGTTATGAAAAGTTCAGTGGAAGGTCTGTCTTCATATCTAGTTATAACAACACTGTTAACCTCTAATTCTTGACTTCTTAAATCATCAATTAATCTGAAGACATCCATATCATAAGTTATACCAAAATCACCTCTTATTTTATTTCTTTCTATATCACCGGCATATACGCAGATAATAACTTCGATTTTTTCTTTAAGTTTATTTAAAACTTTAATTTTTGCATTTTCATCAAATCCAGGTAAAACCCTTTTAGCATGTAAATCATTAAAAAGTTTTCCACCAAATTCAAGATAAAGTTTATCATAGTTATTAACTCTTTCAAGAATATATTTTGATTGTTCCTCCAGATATTTATTGTGATCAAACCCAATTTTCATAAATTATTCCTCCATAAAAATTATTAAAGATATAAAATAAAAACATGACTCTATAATATAACATGTTATACAAGTTTTTAAAAGTGTGATTTTTGAAAAATAAAAATTTTTTATTGTTTTCCTCTTCAAATTAAAATATAAAAATTGACTAACTAAGTATAAATTTATATAATATGTAATATGCAAAAACAAAATGAAGAATTAGTGACTAAGGGGCTGAGATGAAGAAAAAAAATATAATGATTATGGGAACATCTTCAGGAGCGGGAAAAAGCACTTTTGCAGCAGCACTCTGTAGAATTTTTTATAAAGATGGATTGAAAGTAGTGCCTTTTAAATCTCAAAATATGGCTTTGAATTCTTTTTTTACCAAAGATGGTAAAGAGATGGGAGTTGGTCAGGCAATACAAGCGGAAGCAGCTGGAGTAGAGGCAAGTGTAAAAATGAATCCGATCTTATTAAAACCGACTAAGGATAAAAAAATCCAAATTTATATTAATGGTGAAAAAAAATTAGTAATGACAGGTGTGGAATACAATAACTATAAAAAAAATCTAATATCAATTTTGGAAGAAAATTATAAGGAATTAAAAGAAAAAAATGATATTATAGTAATTGAAGGAGCTGGTAGTCCGGCTGAGATAAATATTAAACAGGAAGATATTTCAAACTTTGGAATGGCTAGAGTGGCAGATGCTCCTGTGATACTTGTAGCTGATATAGATAGAGGTGGAGTCTTTGCTTCTATTTATGGAACAATTATGCTTTTATCTGAAGAGGATAGAAAAAGAATAAAAGGTATAGTTATAAATAAATTCAGAGGAAATGCTGAAGTTCTTAAAACAGGTTTTGAAATTATAGAAAAACTTACAGGAGTACCAACTTTAGGTGTGCTTCCTTATGAGTACATAGATTTGGAAGATGAAGATAGTATTTCTGAAAAAGATAAAAATCCAAAACTTAGAGATTATAAAATTTTAGATGATGTATATAGACTAGAACAATTCGATAAATTGGAAAAGTTGGTCAGAGAAAATATTGATATAGAAAAGATATATGAAATAGTTAATTCAAAGTAAATTAGACTTTTGAAGAGGAAAACTAATCCTTAACATCAATTAAATATAAGAAATAAAAATGAGAAAAAACTTAAATTTTATATATTTATATTATATAAGGAGGAAATATGAGTATAAGTTTCTATGTAAAAAATAAGAAAAAATTTTTAGGTTATGAACCTGTCTTAACTGTTGAAAAAGCATTGGAACTATTGGGACGACAACTTTTAACTTACAATTTTGATCTTTCTGATGAAAGAATTGATATTAATAAATTTTTACTTTCTTCAATTTCTGACTATGAATGTATTTTAATAGGAGAAGATGGAAAAAGTGCAAGAGGTTTTGAATTATCTTATGATAAAAAAGAGAAATACTATGCTGTAAGAATTTATACACCTTGCTCGAGAGAAGACTGGCTTTTGGCTCTGGAATATATAAAGGAATTAGCTAAAAAATTTGATTCAGAAATAGCAAATGAGAGGGAAGAAATTTATACAGTTGATAATATTGATGACTTTGATTATGAGAGTGACATACTTTTTGGAATAAAATCAATTTCTTCAAGCATAAAGAGAGAAAAAGCTGAAGTACACACTATTTTTGGTGTAAATAGGGTTGTAGATTTCAATGAAAAAATGGTAGATAAAATAGATAATTCAGATAATCCTATTGGTACTTTTTCAAATATGGTAAAAGAAATACAGTATCTGGATGCATATTCAGCTCGCCAATTTTTTTATAATGATAAAAAAGATAATAAAATTATGGGTTCTTACACTCTCACACAAAATACTAGAACAATTCTTCCTTACAAACCTTATGTTGAATTTGAAAATTTAGAAATTGTAAACAATGATGAGGTATCTTTTTGGAATATTAGTTTGGTGACAATTGATGGTGATGAAAATGATAAAAATAATTATCATGTAGCCGGGGAATTGGATTATGATACTTTTATTCAAAAACTTCCAATTAATAAGTACAATTTTATAGATGCAACATATATTATGGTTGAGCCATTAACTGAAGAAGAAATCTTAGAATTACTAAAATAATTTTTAACAAATGAGGAATAAAAATGTTTAATTATTTTGCAGTAAAATTTACTTTAGCATATATTATGGACTTGATATTAGGTGATCCAAAATGGCTTTATCACCCGGTTATTATAATAGGAAAATTAATAAATTTTCTTGAAAGAATACTATATAAATTTAAAAATAAAATTTTAGTGGGAATAATCTTAAATATTTTGACTTTATTTCTAACATTTTCAATTTCTTTATTTTTTACCTATCTGGGCTTATTTTTTGAAATTTTTTTCCTTTATACAACACTGGCTACAAGATGTTTGGCTGATGAGGGCAGAAAGGTCTATAAGATCTTAAAACAGGGAGATATTGAAAAAGCAAAAAAAGAGTTATCTTATCTTGTAAGTAGAGATACAAGCACTCTATCAGCTGATAAAATAATAATGAGCATTGTTGAAACAATATCTGAAAATACTGTAGATGGTTTTGTGTCACCTGCTTTTTTTGCATTTATTGGAAGCTTTATAGAAGTAAATATTTTTGGAAAGAATCTCTCTCTTGCTTTAGCTTTTGCTATGACCTATAAGGCAATAAATACCCTAGATTCAATGGTGGGTTATAAAAATGAAAAATATATAGACTTTGGGAAATTTTCAGCTAGAGTTGATGATGTTGCAAATTTTATTCCTGCAAGACTTACAGGTTTAATATTTGTACCACTTTCAAGTCTGATATTAGCTTATGATTTTAAAAATTCATTAAAAATATTTTTTAGAGATAGAAATAGACACTCTAGTCCTAATTCCGGGCAAAGTGAATCTGCTTATGCAGGAGCATTGGGGATACAGTTTGGAGGAAAAATAAGTTATTTCGGCAAAGAGTATGAAAAACAAAAAATTGGAGATAAATTAAAAGAATTTGATTATGAAGATATTAAGAAAGCAGTAAATATTTTGTATGCTGTATCTTTTATAACAACTGTAATATTTATTGCTCTTTCTTATTTTATATGATGTATTGGAGGTAAAAAATGAATAAAATTACTTGTATTTGTTTAGGCGTAAAAAATATGGAGAAAGCAATAAAGTTCTATAGAGATGGTCTAGGATACAAAACAAATTGCAAGGAGAATAACCCTCCAGTTTGTTTCTTTGATACTCCAGGAACAAAGTTTGAATTATTTCCATTGGACTTATTGGTAAAAGATATTGATGAGAAGAATATAAAAATTGGAAGTGGTTTTGGTGGATTTACCTTAGCATATAATGTTGAGAAAAAAGAAGATGTTGATAAAGTTATTGAATTAGTTAAAAATGCAGGTGGAAGAATCGTCAAAGAACCTCAGAATGCCTTTTGGGGAGGGTATCATGCATATTTTTCTGATTTAGACAATTATTTTTGGGAAGTAGTATGGGGACCAGATTTTCAATTTGATGAAAATGGGCTACTAAAATTTTAAGAAATTTGGAGTATTTATGAAAGATTTGCATGGAGGAAATATTTATAAATTTCAAAGAGAAGGAAAAGATAATATTTTAGACTACAGTTCTAATATTAATCCTTTGGGAGTACCTCAAAAATTTATAGATATAGCAAAAGAAAATTTTGATAAATTAGTAAATTATCCCGACCCTTATTATATTGAATTAAGAAAAAAAATAGCAGAATTTAATTCAATAAATATGGATAATATTATTGTTGGAAATGGAGCAACAGAAATTTTATTTCTTTATATGAGGACTTTAAAGCCTAAAAAAGTTTTATTGTTGGTACCTTGTTTTGCAGAATATGAAAGAGCATTGAAATCTGTTTCTGCAAAAATAGAATATTTTGAACTTAAAGAATCTGATAATTTTTATCCCAATATAGAAAATTTAAAAAGAGAAATAGAAAATAATGGCTATGATTTATTATTATTCTGTAATCCCAATAATCCTACAGGACAACTTATTAATTTGAAAGATATAGAAAAAATAATAAAAGTTTGTGAGAATAAAAATACAAAAGTTTTTATTGACGAGGCTTTTATAGAATTTGTTGAAAATTGGAAAGAAAAAACAGTTTCTTTATTAAAAAATAAAAATGTTTTTATAATGAGAGCTTTTACAAAATTTTTTGGAATACCAGGTCTTAGATTAGGCTATGGTATAGCTCTTAATGAAAATATTTTAAAAAGGATGTGGGGAGAAAAAGAGCCTTGGACAGTAAATACTTTTGCAAATCTCGCAGGGCTTACTATGCTTGATGATAAAGACTATATTGAAAAAACTGAAAAATGGATTTTAGAAGAAAAAAAATTTATTTATAAAGAATTGAGTAAGTTTCAGTATATAAAGCCATACGAAACAGAATGTAATTTTATTTTAATAAAATTATTTAACATCAGTTCTAGTAGTTTAAGAGATAAAATGGTAGAAAAAAATATTCTGATAAGAGATGCGGCTAATTTTAAATTTTTAAATGAAACTTTTGTAAGGCTTGCAATTAAAGATAGAAATTCAAATTTAAAAATGCTGAAAATATTAGCTGAATTTGTTGAGGATAAGAAGATAGAATGGAGGAGATAAGATGAAAGCATTTATGCTTGCTGGTGTCAGCAGTGGAATAGGTAAAACAACTATTTCTATGGCACTCATGTCAGTATTTAAAAATGTATCACCATTTAAAGTGGGACCTGACTATATAGATCCCGGTTTTCATCAATTTATAACAGGAAACAAAAGTTATAATTTAGATCTTTTTATGATGGGAGAGGCTGGAGTTAAATACAGTTTTTTTAAACATCAAAAGGATATATCTATAGTTGAAGGTGTAATGGGACTTTATGACGGTATAGATAACAGTCTTGATAATAACAGTTCAGCACATCTTTCAAGAGTTTTAGGTCTACCGGTTATTTTAGTTTTGGATGGCATAGGTAAGAGTACAAGTATTGCCGCTCAAGTTTTGGGCTATAAAATGCTGGATCCAAGAGTAAATATAGCTGGGGTTATAATAAATAAAGTAAGTAGTAAGAAAACTTATGAAATTTTTAAAGAAGCTATAGAAAATTATACTGGAATAAAATGTTTGGGCTATGTTTTTAAAAATGATGAATTAAATATATCCAGCAGACATTTAGGACTGTTGCAGGCAGATGAAGTAAGTGATTTGCTGAATAAAATGGAAATACTAAAAAAAATTGCTTTGGAGAATATCAATTTAAAGGAAATTGAAAGGATAGCAACTGAGGAGTGCAAATACTTAGATTTTAGGAAAGAAGATATTATTTATCCTCTTACTCTGGAAGAAATGAAAGATAAATATAAAGGCAAAATAATAGCCATTGCCAGAGATAAAGCTTTCTCTTTTTACTATAATGATAATATAGAATTATTAGAGCATATTGGCTTTGATATTAGATATTTTTCTCCTTTAAATGATGAATTTGTACCTAGATGTGATTTGATATATTTTGGTGGAGGATATCCGGAGAATTTTGTAAAAGAATTATCTGAAAATAAATCTATGATGGAATCAATAAGAAAAAAATATGAAGATGGAATCAAAATTTTTGCAGAATGCGGAGGATTTATGTATCTTAGTCGGGGAATAGAGTTGCTAAATGGAGAAGTCTATAAAATGTGCAACTTATTACCTTGTAGCATTAATATGTCAAATAAGCTTGATATTTCAAGATTTGGTTATATAGAAATAAGTAGAAAAGATAAAGATTTTCCTATTATTGCCAAGGGGCATGAATTTCACTATTCCAAAATAAAAGAGATATTAGAAGATAAAAGAGAATTTAAAGCATATAAGAAAGATGGAAGAAACTGGGATTGTATATTTAATGATAAAAATATATATGCCGGCTATCCACATATACATTTTTTTAATAGTATAGACTTATTGAAAGAAATTTTAAAGTAAACTGACTTAATAGAAATTAGAGGAGGATAAAATGAGCTATATAAAAGTGCCAGGAGATATTGAGAAAAGAAGTATGGAAATTATTACTGAGGAATTGGGAGATAAAATTAATAAATTTACTCCTGAACAGCTACCTATAGTAAGAAGAATCATACATACATCAGCAGATTTTGAATATGCTGATTTAATAGAATTTCAAAATGATGCTATAGAAAAAGGAAAAAAGGCTTTGGAAAAGGGGTGTAAAATTTATTGTGATACCAATATGATAGTAAACGGTTTAAGCAAGCCGGCCCTATTGAAATTTGGATGTTCTGCTTATTGTTTAGTTTCTGATAAGGAAGTTATAGAAGAAGCTAAAAAAAATGGTCTAACTAGGTCAATTGTAGGTATGAGAAAAGCAGCAAAAGATCCTGAAACAAAAATTTTCATAATAGGAAATGCACCTACTGCACTTTATCAATTAAAAGAGATGGTAGAGCGAGGTGAAATAGAAAAGCCTGAACTTGTAATTGGAGTCCCTGTAGGTTTTGTTGGAGCTGCCGAATCTAAAGAGGATTTTAAAACTTTAGGCTTACCATATATTACAATAAATGGTAGAAAAGGTGGAAGTACAATAGGAGTTGGAATTTTGCATGGAATTATCTATCAAATTTATGAAAGAGAAGGATTCCACAACTAAGTTCTCCCAAAATTAGTAAATGTTCTTTAAGTCAATTTATTAGTCAAAAAATTATCTAATAAATAAAAGATAAATTAGATGTAACAGTAATCTTAGAATTTACGGTAACTGTATGAATTTTTTGCAATGGTAACAGCTGGAGAAGATATGGAAGAAAAAGAATTAAGAAATGGATATACAACAGGAAGCTGTGCAGCAGCAGGTGTTAAAGTTGCTTTGGAAGCCTTAATCTATGGTAAAAAATCTGAAGAAGTAGAGATAGTTACTTTAAACAATACTTTACTTAAAATTCCAGTTCAAAAATTGAGAAAGAGAAATAATTTTGCAAGTTGTGCAATAAAAAAATTTGCAGGAGATGACCCTGATGTAACTGATGGAATAAGTATTTGTGTAAAAGTAAAATTGCTAGAGAAACTTCCACAAATTCCTAGAGGTGCCTACTATGATAATTGCGTAATTGTTGGTGGAAGAGGAGTAGGACTTGTAACTAAGAAAGGTTTACAGATAGCTATTGGAAAGTCTGCAATAAATCCCGGTCCACAAAAAATGATAAAGGAAGTTGTGGATAGAATTTTGGAAGATAGTGAATTTAAAGCTTTAATCATAATTTATATCCCGGAAGGAAGGCAAAAGGCTTTAAAAACTTATAATCCTAAAATGGGAGTTATAGGCGGAATCTCAGTTTTAGGAACAACTGGTATAGTAAAAGCTATGAGTGAAGAAGCACTTAAGAAATCAATGTTTGTTGAGCTTAAAGTTATGCGAGAAGATAAAAATAGAGATTGGGTAATTTTTGCTTTCGGTAATTATGGAGAAAGACATTGCCAAAAGATAGGTCTTGATACAGAGCAGATGATAATAATAAGTAATTTTGTTGGCTATATGATAGAAAGTGCTGTTAAGCTCGGTTTTAAAAAAATTGTAATGCTGGGGCATATAAGTAAGGCAATTAAAGTTGCAGGTGGAATTTTTAATACGCATAGTAGAGTGGCTGATGCAAGAATGGAAATTATGGCTGCCTGTGCCTTTTTAGTTGATGAAAAATCTGAAAATATAAAGAAAATTTTAGAATCAAATACTATTGAAGAGGCTTGTGATTATGTAGAGAAAAATGAGATATATAGCTTAATTGCAAATCGAGTTGCAAAAAGAATGCAGGAATATGCAAGAGCAGATATAGAGGTTTCAGCTGCAATATTTTCATTTAGAGGAGAAACCTTAGCTGAAAGTCAAAACTATGAAAGAATGGTTGGTGAATGTTTTGCTAGCAAAAAATAAAATAGATGTTATAGGTCTTGGACCGGGAAATATAAAATATCTTTCGATAGCTGGTATAGAGAGTATAAAGAATTCTGAAATTATAATAGGAAGTAAAAG
Above is a window of Fusobacterium russii ATCC 25533 DNA encoding:
- the prfA gene encoding peptide chain release factor 1, whose product is MFDKLDEVVARYEELNQMLVSPEVLADSKKMIECNKAINEITEIVDKYKEYRKYVDDIEFIKESFKTEKDPDMKEMLQEELREAEEKIPEIENQLKILLLPKDKNDDKNVIVEIRGGAGGDEAALFAADLFRMYSRYAERKKWKVEIIEKQDSGGIGGLKEVAFTIIGLGAYSRLKFESGVHRVQRVPETEASGRIHTSTATVAVLPEIEDVQEVKIDPKDLKIDTYRSGGAGGQHVNMTDSAVRITHLPTGVIVQCQDERSQLKNREKAMKHLVSKLFEMEQEKQRSEVETERRLQVGTGDRAEKIRTYNFPQGRITDHRIKLTVHQLDAFLDGDIDEMIDALITFHQAELLSASE
- a CDS encoding DUF368 domain-containing protein encodes the protein MIKLFFKSIVIGVANIIPGVSGGTIAVLLNIYDELIEKIGNFLEVDFKTKIEYAKYLLVVIIGACVGILLFANIIKFSITNYPKITSLVFTLLVIPSIPFIVKGLDYKKFKNILAFLLGIAFMLVFVFLSIKYGKETNSQILYPISDTGCFGRPYLIKIFICGLIAAGAMIIPGISGSLLLLMLGEYYNIVAFISNFTIQPLIFLGLGVAAGLVLFSKIIDYLLKNYRAATLFFITGIVTMSIIQIWINL
- a CDS encoding alanine racemase encodes the protein MSNSFYAIIDKDALRHNIEYLRAFKNKDVLPVIKANAYGHDIFLIAKLLYEFDIKTWAVARLSEALDLINYFKTFNIDDFKILVFESILDYDILNQNKNIYPAINSIDEFKNALANNIETERMSLKIDLGFARNGISESEIESLKKLAKFNDWKFFSIFSHLFSVEYEKGFDVIKRFSDIVNKLGKNKFSMIHLQNAAAVFNYDIDIVTHLRTGMLTYGLQEPGFYDTNLRPVLFKLIGKVDSVKYVNDINYVAYETLESIDSCTTKIAKIKIGYGDGFPKCNRGTYCLINKKEYKISQVTMDNTFIEVDDKVKVGDEVQLYHRPNELKAKTGCGALELYIALSSLRVKRILKGE
- a CDS encoding DUF1846 domain-containing protein translates to MKIGFDHNKYLEEQSKYILERVNNYDKLYLEFGGKLFNDLHAKRVLPGFDENAKIKVLNKLKEKIEVIICVYAGDIERNKIRGDFGITYDMDVFRLIDDLRSQELEVNSVVITRYEDRPSTELFITRLERRGIKTYKHYATKGYPTDVDVIVSDEGYGKNAYIETTKPIVVVTAPGPGSGKLATCLNQLYHESKKGKNVGYSKFETFPVWNVPLKHPLNIAYEAATVDLNDVNMIDPFHLEKYDEIAINYNRDIEAFPLLKRIIEKITGKESIYQSPTDMGVNRVGYGIIDDEVVKEASKQEIIRRYFKTGCDYKKGNADLETFKRAEFIMHSLDLKESDRKVVKSAREKLATLDKKEKEDKNEIPSVLALELSDGKIITGKKSKLMDAPSAAILNAIKYLSNFDDELLLISPTILEPIIELNEKAFKNKKIPLNCEEVLIALSISAATNPMAKVALSKLPQLEGAQAHSTHILGRNDEQSLRKLGMDVTCDQVFPTENLYYNS
- a CDS encoding DUF4299 family protein, which codes for MSISFYVKNKKKFLGYEPVLTVEKALELLGRQLLTYNFDLSDERIDINKFLLSSISDYECILIGEDGKSARGFELSYDKKEKYYAVRIYTPCSREDWLLALEYIKELAKKFDSEIANEREEIYTVDNIDDFDYESDILFGIKSISSSIKREKAEVHTIFGVNRVVDFNEKMVDKIDNSDNPIGTFSNMVKEIQYLDAYSARQFFYNDKKDNKIMGSYTLTQNTRTILPYKPYVEFENLEIVNNDEVSFWNISLVTIDGDENDKNNYHVAGELDYDTFIQKLPINKYNFIDATYIMVEPLTEEEILELLK
- the cbiB gene encoding adenosylcobinamide-phosphate synthase CbiB, translated to MFNYFAVKFTLAYIMDLILGDPKWLYHPVIIIGKLINFLERILYKFKNKILVGIILNILTLFLTFSISLFFTYLGLFFEIFFLYTTLATRCLADEGRKVYKILKQGDIEKAKKELSYLVSRDTSTLSADKIIMSIVETISENTVDGFVSPAFFAFIGSFIEVNIFGKNLSLALAFAMTYKAINTLDSMVGYKNEKYIDFGKFSARVDDVANFIPARLTGLIFVPLSSLILAYDFKNSLKIFFRDRNRHSSPNSGQSESAYAGALGIQFGGKISYFGKEYEKQKIGDKLKEFDYEDIKKAVNILYAVSFITTVIFIALSYFI
- a CDS encoding VOC family protein codes for the protein MNKITCICLGVKNMEKAIKFYRDGLGYKTNCKENNPPVCFFDTPGTKFELFPLDLLVKDIDEKNIKIGSGFGGFTLAYNVEKKEDVDKVIELVKNAGGRIVKEPQNAFWGGYHAYFSDLDNYFWEVVWGPDFQFDENGLLKF